GATGACCCGCCCTTCCAGCAGGTTACCCTTCGAATACTCGCTGAAGATGCACTCATTGGTTTTGGGGTTGTAGTTCTCCACCCACAGGTTGTCTTCCTTCCAGGTGGCACCCAGATGCCGATGCCCTTCGGGCACGGTAATACGCATCACACCGCCAAAGCGTTTGACGAAAACCTGTTCGAAATGAAAGTAGTAGGCAAGCCAACCGGCGAGAAAAATGATCGCGCCGACAATTGCCCCTTTGCCCAGACTGCCCAGACGGCTACCGGCAAACAGCGCAAGTACAACCAGGGCGATAACGGCGGCCCAATACAGGTAGGTAATCATACTGATCTTCCGTGAATTTATTGGTTTATAGACAGAATTATCGGCGTTTTTTGGTCACTACCATCAGTTACCAACAGCTTAGCGCAAGACCGGCAAAGATTCGCAGGCAGCCTTGATCTGAATCAAGCTGGCCAATTGGCGCAACTTTACACTGGGCTCAGTTAAAGACAAGCCGCGGGCGAATTCAGAAGCCCAGCGCCAATTGACCCTGGAGGCAATCATGGACGCAATGATCGACCTTTTCACCAGCTTTTCCGGCCTTTTGAGCCTGGGAATTATCGCTTTTGTATGTGTGATGGGCGGGTTTTTCACCCGACTGGCGCTGCGCAAGATGAATGAAGAGCAGGCACAGCTGGCCGAGACGCAAGCGGGCCAGCAAATGCAGGACATGAAAGCCGCCTGATCAGAAATTCCAGGCGGCCTCCCGTCACACACTGACCGGCAGTTCAGCGCCAGCCTGATCGCATTGCATCGGCGCGCACTGCGCGGAGAAGAGTCCGCCGGGACATTTACCCCAACCGTTAGCCGGGTCAGGCGATGCCTGCACCCGGTATTTTTGCCGTTTCAGAAGACGGCAGATCAGGAAACAGCAGTTCAGAGAACACCAGGCCGGGCGCTGCTGCCAGCGCCCGGCCTGTGACTTGCCCGCCCGTTATTCGCCCGCCAGCGCCGCAAGATTTTCAAACAGCTTCAGCGCCTGTGGATTGGCCAGCGCCTCCTGGTTTTTCACCGGCTTGCCGTGCACCACATTGCGCACCGCCAGCTCCACGATTTTGCCACTAATGGTACGGGGAATGTCCGCCACCTGAATCACCTTCGCCGGCACGTGGCGGGGGGTGGTATTGGCGCGAATGGTGGTACGGATCTTCTGGGTCAGCTCGTCGTCCAGGGTCAGGCCTTCGCGCAGCACCACGAACAGCACAACCCGCACGTCATCCCGCCATTCCTGGCCGATGCAGATACTGTCGAGTACTTCCTCGACCTTTTCCACCTGCCGATAAATTTCCGCAGTGCCGATGCGCACACCACCGGGGTTCAAGACCGCGTCTGAACGACCATAGATAATGACGCCGCCATGCTCGGTAATTTCCGCATAGTCCCCGTGTGCCCACACACCCGGCCAGCTATCGAAGTAGGCGCCGTGGTACTTGCTGCCATCCGGATCGTTCCAGAAACCGATCGGCATGCAGGGGAAGGATCGTGCGCACACCAGCTCGCCCTTGTCCTCGAGCACCGGCTTGCCATCGTCGTTCCAGACTTCCACCGCCATGCCCAGGCCGCGGCACTGCAGCTCGCCCGGGTAAACCGGCAGCGCCGGGTTGCCTAACGCAAAACAGGACACAATGTCGGTGCCGCCGGAAATGGACGACAGGCAGACATCGGCCTTGATATCCCGGTACACATAGCGGAATCCCTCGTGGGCAAGCGGCGAACCGGTGGAAAGTACCGCCCGCAGGCGCTCCAGCTGATGACTCTCGCGGGGCTTGCAGCCGGCCTTTTCCAGTGCGGCAATGTATTTGGCACTGGTTCCAAACACGCTGATGTTTTCCTCATCGGCCATATCCCACAGGCACTGGGCCGCGGG
Above is a window of Microbulbifer salipaludis DNA encoding:
- a CDS encoding DUF3149 domain-containing protein, with translation MDAMIDLFTSFSGLLSLGIIAFVCVMGGFFTRLALRKMNEEQAQLAETQAGQQMQDMKAA